ggtgtggcactttttcacgcagccattctcaccacatgtccataccagcgcaatcgtctctcttgcacaccacaactgatgcttctaatgttcagcttttctctcaagatacttacactctgacgggtattcacattgacattacacaagtatcataaaagcatgaaactattagtagctcttttggtaTTGATATTTAGCTCTCACTTGGAtgaagtactttttttgttgaatctACCTCTATATTGGATctataatctgtctgtctgtctgtctatctatctatctatctaatacacacacacacacacacatataaactttatttttacaGTGAGAGCTTCATATGATGTTTGTGATGGACCAGTGGATACATCTAATGATCTTATTTTGCTGTTATCTGGAATAAAATCTGACTTGGCCAAATGTTTGGCTTTATCTGATGATCATTTGGAGGTGAGTTGTGAATTTGACCATATTGGATATCAGGAATATTCACATTCATGTTGATGTTACTGATTTATTGTTGTGAATATTTgctgtggtttagtggttaggctatTTGGCTCACTCATCTATTAACATGTACTCACTTCCAAAAGCTACAATTGGAGTTATTTCATCATTTGGAATACAAGCTTTCAAAAGTTGAGTGTACAAGACACCTTGTGACCTCCCCAATTTCAACAGCATAATGAACCTATCAGTAGCCTCttagatcaatggttctcaaccatttttacctatgaactcctttgattcttattttactcaagGGAAGAGGGACCCTGATAGCCATTCAGCATCTAAAATCtccttttacatttttatgattaaaCATTATtcggaattgtataaaagaatgcttaaatattttgtagaagtataaccaatttattgctcataaattttaacagcaaaatcttatatgaaccccagttgaaAACGACTGTCCTAGATTCTTCTTTTAACCCAAACATGCCATAAAGCTACCATTGTTACTGAATATATGTAATGGAAATAAGAAAGGGAAACtgagaaatatctcagaaattaacatttttttgaaattatgtttcttaCTCATCTACAATAACAGTTGTTAatgatctttgtttttttttctctttttttttctgtcaggaAATTACTAAAATGCCTGTTTCTGACCTAGCTACTATTTTAGTAGACAGTGAACAGTTTGCAAGAAATTTCAAGGAGGCATGTGAAATAGAGTTGATTACACGTGAGGACAATGATGACTTGTTACGGCTTATACGACTGGCTACTGAACATCAAAATGGAAGtgtgaaaagacaaaagattgaTAACACTGAATCTGATGATTAAACAAAGATTAATTTCTACTTTTgaaaagttcatatacatttttgcctatttttctaattaaagtgtgaaaaaaagaagtaaagaaaaaaaagactaataaagcatttattatttttttttaaatttcgtatTGATTCAAATTATTTTCTTGGCTTTGAGATTAAATAAAATCACttatgtgtgaaggtgcatggccctAGAGGTTAGGGCATTGCTCCCCCAATCGCAAGGTCATGCTTTTGATTCCCAGACTTGCTATGTGctgtgtacttgagcaaaacactttactctagttcactcagctgtaaatgggtaactctGTGACAGATTGGCCTTCTGTTCATGGGAAATGTTGCCCTGCCTGCCTAGCCAGTagagtggcatcattcaaaaactACAGCAATGtgaggaagcgcattgtgaccagtggtgtataagaACATTCTAGTTGAAATAGTAATACAATGATTGTTTTATTATTCAGTATGAGTGATTCAGATTGCAAATAAATTCTAGACCATCATTATACCATCAGGCAAGGAAAATAAACTTTAGATACTTCTATGCCATTTTAAAACcattagatgcaggtgtggcAGATAAACTCAgttctttatcattatttaatcCAAACATCAGATTAACCGTatctagtttttttcatttgcCAAATATACATcttttaaaagacagtaaaaaatttgaaaattggatataataataaagttttcctgtctaattgctatgaaggtatgctgttgtggagaaaaaaattagagggaaaagttacagaggtttaaaaatcgaaaaattgcatatttttagccaatagcgagacagaaattttctgcatttagcaaagcagtgtcaactttaaggttgtaccttgcgaaatttatagtttagtgtCTGTGAGATGACctcttcattgtaggtttctaaataaacagaaatacctaatcaAATCAACAtatatcatcttactgtttcttttgtcactTCATTGAttgaatgtttttattattttctgaaaatttgttatattaatatatttgtctgcacgtgtttactttatgtgtatttcagtattatgtatacctgtcgtgtatttgtgtacatcattattatataagtgcatgtgtgtgtgagaagaggGCGTCTAtctccaaaacttcaaagttgagtaacgtttccATGTTTAGATTTGTAAACTATGATAAGGATAACACTGGTCAataaagaatttgtcccaagaaaaagaatacctgtatcttatatgtttttgcatgcagaattaaaaaataatgtcaaattatctgtactaAGTTTacatattccattcaccttcataatgccaagaaactgtataaacattgcaaacaacttttgctatatatgaaaaataagtaaaatattaagacaattgacgaaaaatatctataatgaaattctaattgataaatataaacttttactTAAATAAAACACACTGGTGAAGTAAATcttgtggtgtgaagaatcaacacgTGGGTGAAATACAACATACAGTTGTCATGGTTACAAACTGTTTAATGCcttgctgtctgttgattggctaaaattatccaaatttcctgactttaattccaaataacatcagattcttttaTTTATGAGATAAAGCAATTGGTTGATTGTGGTCAAAATTCTGACTTGCATTGATATACCAAAACTGAAAGCAATCTGAGTAAAATTAAAGGGAGCTCATTTtgtgaatgagaaagactagatccgaTTAACcctttagattactctgtcaaatgtaatgcttatttattcacattgagaTGAATTAGATATGCAttactttgtagctttgagatttcgatgatgtgattatttattttaaaaataatagggtaaatgtgagagaccagatctggccagtttaaagaTAAAAACAAGTAAATTCTTTTGGCCAGAAatggcaggtttaaatgctaTATTTTCCTCTGTCAGTCATTCAGTTTCTCTACACTTGCTTTACTAATAACCAGTATCTGCAACACTCTCTCATTCTACAGTTAATACTCTTTGAAgatgaacaaataaacattttttacaGGGTTCagcaatctgctagaaataacagctaagccTTCCTCACATTACTTTTTTCTGCTTTAAAAAAGAAGACACATTGGACAATACAGTTCTTGATAGACAAAAGGACAGCCTGGTCATGGCTGTcacacctttgatcacaggttcgCCCAATGGTGACTTGAAGCTAAActacaacatcagcaacaacaaatttAACAGATCTCAATTTTAGTTACAATGAAAATTCAATTGCCATTTGTGACAAGatccaataataaaatatttgtattttattacatagatgtaggtatggctgtgtgggaagaagtttgcttccaaccacatggttctgggtacagtcccattgtgtgacccCTTGGG
This region of Octopus bimaculoides isolate UCB-OBI-ISO-001 chromosome 6, ASM119413v2, whole genome shotgun sequence genomic DNA includes:
- the LOC106873686 gene encoding DNA fragmentation factor subunit alpha → MSFYKEYKVWNTEHNVQKEVKAESREDLLIKAKAEFDIDSTTEVKLVLDEDGTEVDDEDYFHFVSSDTTLQILLSFQSWSPIHSLRASYDVCDGPVDTSNDLILLLSGIKSDLAKCLALSDDHLEEITKMPVSDLATILVDSEQFARNFKEACEIELITREDNDDLLRLIRLATEHQNGSVKRQKIDNTESDD